The sequence AAACCATTCGCAGACATTACCTCATCGCTCTAATCTCCTATCAAACCTGTGAGGCAGGTAACAGAAGGTATCCTCAATTTACCTGTGGGGAAATTGCTGCCCAAGCATCAGAGCTTCCCACTCTGCAAACACTGCAAGTGTCCCTGACACCAGCACAGACTAAGAAGTGGGCATCTCTGGCTTATTCTGGGACCAAGTGCTAAACTGCAAATGGACCTCCTCTCTATCCCAATTCATCAGGGGAGAAAAATTTGGTTTAAAATGTGAGCCTTATTCTAAGCAGCTGTCTCATCTAAGGTCATCCGACTTGGGCAGCAATTTTAGTACAAGCCAAGTATGTTTGCAGAAACTCTAGCAACTATAAGAACACAGCAGGGCTCCTATGCTGCCATCTGCAATACGTTTTTGTAGGAATTCTTTCTCAAAGTTGCTTGTTTGGGGATTTAAGCTCACAGATGTTAATATGTAAAGGACAAATAACAAGCGACCTTCTTCCTGAAGGATGTAAATCTCTACTTTCCACCAGTGGCTTCCAAGAAAACAAGAGTCACTTTGGGGAGATATGGCGTAAGTAAGGTACTAAAGGCAAGAAATTTCCTTCAGCCTTGGAGTTCGTGGAAATATGGGGGCCAGGGCCTAGGGGTGGAAAAGTGTCCTGCCACCAGTCAAGGAAGAAAAGCTGGCCCCAACTGTTTTACTCTGCTTCTTCTAACAGGTGAATGCCTTCTCAGTACAGAGTTCCCTCCTCTCACAGCCACATCACCAAAGCCAAGCACTTGAACAGAAAGCCCCCTCTCCCCGTTGGCTTCAAAAGCTCTCTAGCTTTCGGATGCCCCCACGACACTCCATAGCTTCCTCCCAAGGCCTACGGCTCCACTTCACGTCTGGTTTCCTGATGTACTACCCACCACCACCCAGGACTACTTGTTCTTCTCCTTTATCCCTGCATATAGTTACCTCCCTTTCCAGTCCACTggaaattccatttttttctagttacTTAAACTAAAAAACACCCCAGAGTCTATGATTTGAAAAGTGGACTTGTACCCCAATCCGCTTTTTCCCAATAATTTTCTCAATAAATGTAACGGGTGTAATTTAAGTGTTAAACTATTTCTCACCAAAGCAACTTTTATACCAAAACAACAAACTGTAATAAGGAAACCTACCAGGAATATACCTTCATACACCTGGGCCCAGAATGAGCACCACTAGATGATACAAGGTTTGATGTGTACGTGATGATGTCTGCTTCAGAGACTGCCACTTTTAAACATGGTATATCCAGCGGAACAGCCCTCCACCTACCTTACCTAACCCACCAACCAGTGTAGTGTCATTGGTATAGGTCACCTGAAACATGGAGAAACAATAGCCAAGGCAAAGGTCTTCCAGTGTGGCCGATTCACAGATCAAGAAACAAGCCTAGGTACACATCCTGATTCTACTATCAGCTCTGGTCACATCAAGGGCCTAGATAACTGTCCAAGAAGGAAGCCTGTCCGGCTACAAAGTCTAACACTGAGCTCCTCCTATGAGGTCTCCCAGGGAAACCTTCCTGCTATATGTTGCTTATCAATTAATGTAAAACTTGGAAACTGGCCTCAAGTAATGACATTGGATGTGCAGTTTTGTATATATGTGCAGAGTTATGAAAGGCTAGCTGGTTAGAGTTCCAGGGTATAAGCAAGGGGTTTTTCCTCATTTGGACTACATCTACAGTTTTCACACTGAACTGTGCATGAGCCCCAGGGGATGGGGGTAGATACTTTCATCTCTTCTATACACTGGGCTTCTGGCTATCACGTCTTTTAAAGAAAGGGTTTCCACTTCCAAAAGtgggtaaattttaaaatactctgaAAGTGGGATGGACCCTCAGTGTCTACACAGATAAACAGAATAATCTTTTTCCTTGCTTCTCCAGCTCCTTTACTTGTCTGGTCAGAAAGTCAGAAGTTAGGAGAAAGTGGGCTTcacaatgattttaaaatgcatctTAACCATCTTAATCTAATCCTGGCTCATTCCTCAGACATCTTCTGAAAAGAGCAAACATAAACTTCCCACCTACAGCCACTTAAAGGAGGGctgatcctcccccttcagcaAGGTGTGCAGTAGTGACTGGAGGAGGACTTATGACCTTAGCCATGGGGTTCTGCCACTCCATCCACCGCATCTGCTCTGTGACCTCCTAGCCAGACCCTCCTAACTTGCCCTCAAGGTGTTTTTATCTTTAGCAGAGTCTGTTCTAACATAAGACTTAATATGCCTAGTAATTACTGAACCGGATGTACTTTCAGACATTCCAAAGATGAAGTATTCCAGGATTGTTATCAAGGATTGTACTTGTTCCCCATCTCAGGGGACTATGGTTTGGTCCCAGAGGGGCTGTTCCCCTTTTCCTCCAAAGGAAATACCAGATTTGAACCAATGACAACATTGTGGCTGACAAGACTTAAGTATTTAATAGCTTCACAAAAAAATTCCTAATAAAGAGCTTATTCTGcataattagaaaagaaagacaccaagccatttaaacataatttatgTACATTTATGGCTTTATACAATTATAGCAAAGATTGTTCTTGTGTCTGTAAGTACATCAACATCATCAGGCACTTCTCAGAGTATCGGAACAAGAACGTGGAATCTGCACTGTTACTAAACTCGGGTAGCGAAATGCAGGAGGCATGACTACGTCCTGATGGGACTTACATGGCCACCCCTGGCCACACTGCCAGGCTGTGCCCACCTCAAGGAGAGGCCAACTGTAATGCCAGGCTGGTCTGTTCGCATAAAccacaatacatttttttaaatgaatgattatTCCCAaactaaaaccagaaaagaaacttctcttttaaaattagttaTAAATTAAGAACTCTTAGGAGCTTGAATGTAAGAATTTTAAGTTGGGGCTGGGGTTATTGGTAGCATATATCCAGCAGTTGAACAAGTCCAATTTGTATATCGTTGGAGAATGATTTCCATTTTAAGCGTCCTTATCCTCTTCTTGGGATGTTCCATTGATTTACTGCTCACTGGGATACATGTGCTCATTTAGACTTTGTCAGTTTGTCAAAGCAGAACTTTCCAAGTAATACATCTATTACCTAAATATATTCCATACGTCTATATTACGGAAACAAtacatctttatatttaaaatatctgaatagcTCTATAATACAATATGCTTTTAATAACAGTACAAAccagagaaaataaatcaaacaagGCTGCATAGGTGATATCATTTGCACATTTCACAAAGCAATCATGTACAATAACTGATATATACTCATTACTCCAGAAAGTCAGTattcttacaggaaaaaaactACCAGAGGCCACATAATGTTTGCTTTCCAGACAGACCAGATGCCTTTCCCTGGACTTCACTGTTCTCAGAGAGCTACCAAGGATTCATGACAGGATTTCAACACACAATGGGGGCTTGGGGGAGGTataattacccagactcaggagGAAGATACATTTTCCTAAGAGCTACTCTATGAAGTAGTCAGATTTTAACAGTGATTTTGGCTGTAGTTGCCTCTTTAATGAACAAATGGGGGCTCTGAGGTTCCTTGTATTATGATGCAGTAATGGCATGGGAGGAAAGTGACAGTACGTAGTAATAGAAATGAGTACACAAGTACTTTGGCACCAAGTTCAGTTACATACCCGGGAGGCTGTGCTTAGAGGAACTTGGGTTTCTAAAACCAGCTATGTCTTGGACTGCCCCAAAATGAGGATGATAGAGTGGTGGCTGTTCAATGAATCTTCAAAAAAATGATCATCACAGTGGGAAGCTTACAATAGAGCTGGCTTACTGTAGGAAATCTTATCAGGAACACTTGTGTTCTTGTTAAACATTTAGGAAATACACCAAGCCAATGAAGATGCAATTAACATACAAGACAAAGCAAGTGTGATGTGGGctatatacagaaaaattagatCCTTCTCAAGAACACAAGAGGAACAGTGCTGTGCACCTGTTCTCTTCATTGTGATGACTTTGGGCTTTCCACATGACTTGAAAATACTGATGGACTAAATAGGACACAAAGCCAATTAATTTGGTCTGTCAGTTACAGGTAATTGGAAAGTAATAAAACATAATGATAGGAATTACAGTTTAGGTTGCTACAGGctaaagaaattttcaaattctTAAGCCAAGGCTTTTAACATAATCTCAATGCACAACTTACAGCTGGTTTTCAAATAAATCTCCCCAATTTTTAAGTAAGTTCTATTCCATTTGCTACCCATctgaacttatgaacacaaattCTACAAACCACTCAAGTCCCATTTTTAAATTCCCTCCTTCCACTTAAACTTCCACAGTGTGCTAAGTAATCTAATCTGCAGGGCAGAAGGGAGAATGGGATGAAGTATGAGTGTTGACATAATTCCTCAAGGCAGAACTACAAAACCAACCTCCACCTGGACTGAAACAAGAGCAAAGAATTATGAGGGGAAACTTTTGCTAAAGCTCAACTCAAAATGGTGAAGTGGATCAAAATCCCTCATTTGACAAAGGACCATTGCTTTAGATGCAGATCTCCCTTTTCTGATCTACAAACATTATGAGGCCTCCCAGGACTACAGAGGTCTCTAGAGAAGACTTGATGCTATGCAGTACGCATAGTTCAGTAGAAGCAgatgaaatttctttaaaatacgcAAAGTGTCCATAACTATACATCACTTTCCTGCCCAAACAGGGCCTGAAACGTTGAATATGCAAGTACTAATTACAATGATTTAAGATTAGTCAGAAACATCACTAAGTAGCATCCCAAAGTGTACAAACCAGTTAAGCATGTATAAAATTAGTACTAATCCAGTtagaatacaaaatgaaaattatgaatGCTGCCCCAAATACCTGTGGTTCCACAAAATTTACAAGCCGACTATGTAACAAAGTAGACTCTagttttaagaaaacattattaCAGTTCAATATCTATTCCAAAAATGTTCTTAAGTCCcaacaataacatcaaaaatcaTTTATCTGGAAATTAGAACCATTTAAATGTTTGTACAAATttgcaaataacaaaataaacaaaaaaaaaatagaaaagacctGTACAAAGCTggcatttaatcttttttttccaaaagtttaACAAGTCCATTAATTTAGCAGATTGATAACAGACTACTTGGTTCTCATGTGAATTCTGTGGCAACGTGAACAGGTCCAAGGCTGTTCAATGGAGATGCAGAATGGAGATTCAGTTCTTTGTGATCTGTCAGTTCCGCAGAAAACAGGTAGTACAAACAAAAGTTTAACTTATCAAGACATGAGACCCATCACAGTATTACAAAAAGAGTATAAACTTTCCTTGGACCAATTGGatatttagaaaaaccaaaaacacacacaaatacaatcTGTATCTACTGCTTATATACAAAACTTGAAAGCACACCAGGATCTGAAAATCTTTTCTGCAATTATATGGTGTAGTGAGTTTGGCACTTCATTGTAATGAAATTTCCAATGGCACAGTCCTTATCTACAGCAGCACATAACCTGCACACATTGGGCAAACATCCTGTACAGGAAAAATGTCTTTGCTGCCAAGTCTGacgaaaggaaaaaaggagggtttctttttttgtttttttttttaaccaagaaaaCTAAAAGGGAGTTGGTGAAAGACATCTTTGGACTGCTTCTCTCAGTTCCTGCTGTCAGACAATCTGAAGTACTTTTAAGTGTAACCTAGGAAAAAACAcatacatacgcacacacacatacacacacaatgaaaaTATAGCCAAATTAAAATCAATTCAACTTAACATGTTAAGAGTGACAGACATACTTAGGGGCAAAAAGCTAGAGCTTTCTCAAACAGCTCTAAAatcattcaatggggaaaatTCTACTTTACAAAAAACCCTTCAGCATTTGATTTATatcaaatgtattcatttattgaaGAGCTACTAAAAAGATGCAGCCATCGAACTGtcaaaaagaaatctttaaagCAGTTAAAGGAAGCCTCCTTCTGTGTAAGCTCAGAAGGAAAACTGTAAGCTGCAAAAAGGACAGAGAATGAATGATAAAAGATCCCTCTCTGCAAGGGGCAGTCAGTTGACATCAAAGATGTGCTAACCATGGCAAGTTACTGTGTTCCTCGCTTTTAAGTTCTATTTTTCAAAAGGTCTTTTGATATTGGGGTGAACTTACCTGCTCACTAACCCTCAGCCTGACACCCAGCTATGTGTCGTTGTCTTGACACTGTGCGGGAAGCTTTGGTTGGGCAACACATTGTCAAAGTTAAAATCCAATGTATCTCCATCCATGAGGTCATTCCGAATGATGGATTCCATGTCACAGTCTAAGCGCTCAATGAACATGCCATCCAAGTCACTTGGGAGCTTCTCCTGGTGGAGAAGGCCCATTCTGCCATAGCCATTGCAGCTGCTCACGGAGGAGTAGCCCCCCAGGGCACTCATCTGCATGGGGTGGGGCAGAGGCACTTGTACAGGTGTCTTCACTTGGGTCAGGCGGTTCATACCCGAGGTGTGGGGCATGGTGCTTACCGTGTGGGGCAGGGGACGCCCGTTAACTGCAGATGTCTGCTGAGCATGTCCAGGGTGGGTATGGGAGCTGGGATTCATCATTTTGTTATGAGATGCCTGGCTGCCATAGGTTGACATGACCGAATTAGGGCCCATCATGACATTCTGGCCCAGAACCCGGCTGTTGGGCTGGGCTACCCCAGGATCAACTGGTGTCATAATGTCATTATGGGGAGGAGAGTCAGAAGTCAGCAACTCCTTCAAGAGTCCAGGCGCACAGTTATACTGACTCATACCTCCATAACTCGACTTATTGTCCTGAAGTGTTTGTATAGGCATCTGGGGCAAAGGGCTCATGCTGGATTGGccatatgtatatttttggtaGTTTGGGCTGGGTGAATTCAAACTGGTGTTTGGTGGCGCAAACGAGTAGCACGGCGTCTGCTGCATCATGGTGCCAGGTGAGGACTGGGTCGAAACAGTTAATGATGTTGGTGATGAGAGAAGGTTGAGATTATCCAaaagattttccatgttttcGGGATTGCTTATCTCAGACAGACTGGGTAAAGTAGAGGCCATCTTTGCGGCAGATGGCGGGTACACCATAGAATGCACATCCCCTTCTCCAAGATCATCCTGTTCGGTCATAATGGGTGAGAGTCTCCCACTAATAGTACTAGCATTTGAGCTAGTTCGAGGGCGAAATGTACTCCAGTTATCAAAGTCATCATTGCTGTGAGAGCCAGGGCTTGCAGGCCATTTGGAAAACTGTGATCCAGGGCTGTCCCCAGCACCCTCCTGGCCAGACTGGAGAGATGCTTTCTTCTTGGCAGCTCGGCTTCGGCTCTTAGCAAATTTACTGTTGTTGTCCATGGATGCAGCTCTTCTCCTAGGAGATTTCCCGCTCTTGCCACCCTCTGGATTGAGCATCCACCAAGAACTTTTTCCAGTTCCTTCATTCTGCACACGAATGAACTTGCTGTGTAGGGACAGATTATGACGAATTGAATTCTGTAAGGCAAAACATCTTATTAGAAGTACAATACTTCTCTGCTTGCAAAACTTCCTATTCTACATGTATTACAtggaaaacaagtaaaaaatctTAAGTGTGTGCGCTACAGATTTCCATCTGAACAGTCCTAATGGCTCTGAAGCCACTACAAAAGATCTCAAATAGCACAGGAATAAATAGTATCTTATCTTAAAAACAGTATCtgtggctgggtgccgtggctcacgcctgtaatcctagcactttgcgaggcccaggcaagcggatcatgagatcaggagatcaagagcatcctggctaacacagtgaaaccccatctctactaaaaatacaaaaaattagccaggcgtggtggtgcaaacctgtagtcccagctactcaggaggctggggcaggagaatggcgtgaacctgggaggcggagcttgcagtgaggcgagatcgtgccactgtactccagcctgggagacagagtgagactcgatctcaaaaaaaaaaaaaaaaaaaaaaaaaaaaaaaaaattctatatctTAATTTAATGAAGggacaaaatttaataaaaagtattGTAAATACCTTCTTTTATACAGCTACATTTTATGGAAAAATCAAAGGAATTGGTTTTAATAACCGCTTAAATTTTGCTTAGCTACAATAGTACTCTGTATCAAAGTGCTATGAAAAACCCCTTCCATTCTACTATCCTTAAAACTACTGCCAATTCTCTTCAGTTTGAACCTGTGCCATTTACATAAAGAAGTTTTATATTACTGGGCCCACATActtacagaaacaaaaaagacaaaagaatatagaatatatagaataaagaatataggccaggcatggtggttcacacctataatcccagcactgtaggaggccaaggcaggcagatcacctgaggtcaggagttcaagaccagcctagccaacatggtgaaaccccatctctactaaaaatacaaaaattagtcgggtgtggtggcaggcgccagtaatcccagctacttggcaggctgaggcaggagaaggagactgcggtgagctgagatcactccagcctgggcgacaagagttaAACACTCtgtcgccaaaaaaaaaaaaaaaaagaatatagaaatatagagCTGATCAAGAATTAAAGGCCCCCAAATTAATAAGACTTGGATTCATTCACACCTTTAAAGCCCATTAAGCAAATACAAGTGAATGTAAGGAAAACAGAGTCATTGCTTTTGTATTTGAGAAAGCTGACCTgccaaaagaaatttttttttaattcaagtagTGCCCCTACCCTCCAGTTCTACCAATGACCAGTAGTATGAGCAGGATGCACCAACTAACTCCATGACACACCTCCACGTAGCCAGGGGCTACACTGTCCAAACAGACAACCTGGGATGGGAAGAAATGACAGAGAACGCAAAGAGCTCTAACACTCAAGCTACCGCAGCTTCATAACTAATCATGCCATGTTTATCATCCCTAGGCCAACTAGGGAAGAAAAACcaacaatttttcttttgagtACTTCCTGGGTGGCTCTGCTACTTACTTACCTAGGTGACCTTGGGAAGCTGCCTAGCCCCTAATGTGTCTtaagtttcctcacctgtaaagcaGGGATAAATTACAGAGCCTTATCAGGGTTGTTACATGTACTAAATGAGATACATAAAAATGCTCAGCGGTGCCTGGCATGTAAGCAGTCACCATGAAGGGAATATTAGATCCCAACTTAGAATAGTGGTATCCTGCGCCCCAAAGTCCTGCTTCTCTATTCCTATTCAGTGTGGTATGTATAGGAGCTTAGAAGTAGTACAGATACAAACCCACAACTGCAAATATATGGTGAAAGGGGCCAGAGGTGGTCTCTCCAAGTTTCAGCAGAAACACCAGAGCCAGGCTGCAGATGAGAAAGCCATGGTTTGATTCACCTCCTCTACAACACATGGTAAGATGGCGTTCAGGGGAGTCCGTGGGACACGTGGAAAAGGAGACGAGGGAAACGCTGTGAGCTCCCCAGGAGGAAGGGCCTTGTCTTATAGCTTCTGGCCCCCAGCACAGTACAGGGCACACAGCCACTACACCTTGTTCATTCAGCAGCCTCTTTCCTCAGAGGTCTGCTCCCAAGGAGTGGGATTCTGGGTGCCCTAAGACCCTGGAATGTGCACAGTCTCCCAGCTTTCTTGGCCTCCTCTGCCAACTGGATGCAAGGCTCAGCTGACCATGCCCCCTGCATCTCTGCGGCCCCTCTTCTCAACCACAAAAAGGCTCTGGCTGGATTTGTGGTCACCCAGGGGTGCAGCCACAGCGCCCACATCCTCATGCCATTGACACGGGACGCCCGGGCCCGAGTGCCAACCACTGCGCCTGAgcagagcctctgcacagcaggATGAGGCCTGGCTCCAACACAAACTGGGAGAGAAGTCTTCTCTCATTAAAAGGTGgtagaagagagaaaatggaggGGTCTCACTTTCTAAAGGGAGATGCAAAAGTCAGGGTAAGGCCCAGCAGTCAGGGCTGAGAAATCCACATTTCAAAACGCCCTCTGACTCTCTGTACTGCATTCCGCCTAAAGATTTCAACACAGCAGCTACGTGACAAGCCCTCCTGCCAGAGCATACAGTGAAGTGTGAGAGCGGGGAAGACACCACCGGAGCCCCAGATTCCCGGCTGGAGCGGAGCAGGTGTGTGGTGATGGCAGTGACTGTCTCCTGTTCCCAAGAATCCCCACCTTCCTCCACACCCAAGATCTACCCTCACCTCGAGACACGCTGTGAGGAGGGCCAGGGGCTTAGAGTCGGTACAAGAATCCCTAAAAGAGGCCAGGGAGTACATTTCCCTCCCATCCTATTGCATTCCCCTAAGATCCCCAAATTCCTATGGGAAGGCGCCACACAAACACATGTATGCTCACAGAGCCACAGCCTTGTCTGCTGTACCCACCAACCCCAGCCGAACCGAGTTCTTAATTCCTCCTTAAGATCAGCAGGCCCGCACTTGGGGTAGCACTGGAATGCAGCCCTGCAGTCTGACCCTGACATTTTCTATACACTGGAAGTCCAGGCATTTGCACAATATTCCATCATGACAGTTTTGTTCTTTGAACACAATAGACACACAGATAAGCTCCGATGAAATCTCTGGAGGAGAGGAAGCTTGACTCCTGTCCCTGTCACATTTAGTTAATGATAAAGGGGGAAGAAAGATCTTCCCAGATAGAAGCTTCCTGGTTGTTGCATTGACTTGGGGAGAGGGGGTGAAGCTCTCTAACATTCATGATAAGCCTGTCAGATCACTGGCAAGCCCAGCTGggggtcatttttaaaaagactgcaGGAGACATAATAAGGAAATCTTTAAAACATTCAAGAAGCGTTCACTAACTCAGGTGGGACATATACTaatttagactttaaaaaaaaaaaaaaagccacagcaGTCTCCTActtatcaaaacatcatattacatatttttctaagaGGACATTTCAGGTCGCTCTTTGAGTAACAGAGCTGTCTCCTAACTTTGccaacaattaaaattttttccgAACAGGAAAAGGTTTGCTGTGCAGGACTTGTTACATAAATTCCTGTTTTTCACACAGCCAGCGGGACATTAAAGAAGCTACGGTTTCTAGGGGGTGGGGTTTGAAAAGgtaaattttgtaaaaatgtgtTGCTATTAACGACGTTGTGTCTGCACTCCCCTACTGGCCACAGGAGAGGCTGGATGGAAGAGCAGTTCACCAGAAGGACTTCGCAGCAGAGCCGCGTGGGGCTGCTGGGCTCTGAAATATTATGCCCTTGAACTCTCAACAAATATTACCTGAGGACAGAGGCAGGATGTCAGGACAGAGGTTCATGCCCTGTCAATCACTTGCCCAAATCCAGCGTTTCTACATGACGGCACTAGAGAAACACAAGCCAGCCAATCTCCTCTCCACTAGCTTGTTTCTCTGCAGCCCCACTCACAAGCCTCTGCACACACCCCATCTGCCATCTGCATGCCTGGCCACCCCAAGCAGTGCAGCATGTGCTTCCTGGGAAGCCTGACCCAATGAGCTCCACAGATGGGGGAGTCGGGGAACCCCGACATGGTATACTTGCTTGTTCAACCTGCTCTGCTGGCTGTTCTATGTTCAGATTCTGAGTTCCTTAAAGAGCAAATGGGCTAAAGCTTGTCTTTAATTTCTAATATCATAGCCTCAATAACTGTTTGTTGCTTGACCCCCAAAAAAATTACAAGGAAGATATGGTGTCTTACACACTACACATCTTTTAACCATCCATTTGAGTACCAGTTCATGTCAACTAACATTTACTGGAAACTATTTTGTGGAAGGAGTAGTGAAAGACATGAAGGAATGAGACACAGAACATGCCCTCCAGAAGCTTCTGATCTACCTGGGGAGAAAATAAGTACACGTAAAGAGCCACTTAATAGGACGACACAACCCACAGACTGTCCAGGAACACGGACCTTTTCTCTCCAAAGGCTGCCACCCTGCCCTCCATGCCCCCAGCTTCTGTCTCAGCCCAACTGTCCCCTCCAGAAGCATTTCTTGATGACCTCATCCCATCCTGCAGCTCTAACATGGGACCTTACTTACTCACCCCTCTTTATGATTCCACTATGTCTGATCCCTGGGGCGGTGGGGGGGCATGCCTGACTTCCCACTACACTGTGAGCTGCTCAAGTGAGCACAGGGACCTTTGTCTGTCTTCTTGTACACTGTATCCTCACAGCACCAACACCATATGGGCACTCAAGTATCTGTTGAACAGATTAGTATTTCCTACATTTACAAAGTTGgtgcaaagattaaatgagatagtatgCGTGGAAAGGCTTACCTTAATCTCTATTAGCTAATGTTACTGTTATCACTACTGGCATAATAGCATCCATAAAATAACATATGTCTGTGTTTTACAGACCTATGTATGACAGCCTCACCTTAGTATCTGAATCAGTTCTGAGGCAATATCTAGTGTCAAGAGAAAAATGAACTGTTTTTCCCAAACCAGTCAATCTTTCCAgtaattaacatacaaaaaagcCTCATGTTAAGTGAGAGCAGTGCAGCATGTGGTTATAAAGAAATAAGACTAATGTTTATGACATACATAAACAGAGACCCCTGAGGACACATGCCCTCCCCAGGATGCTCCCAGACCCACTGTCTAAGGCAATCATCAGCCACTGAAATGCAGGATGAAATCTTTACAACTTTcattgactttaatttttttttttttttaaaagacagagtctcactctgttgcccaggctggagtgcagtggcttgatcttggctcactgcaacctctgcctcccaggttcaagcgattctcctgcctcagcctcctgagtagctgggattacag comes from Pan troglodytes isolate AG18354 chromosome 14, NHGRI_mPanTro3-v2.0_pri, whole genome shotgun sequence and encodes:
- the FOXO1 gene encoding forkhead box protein O1 encodes the protein MAEAPQVVEIDPDFEPLPRPRSCTWPLPRPEFSQSNSATSSPAPSGSAAANPDAAAGLPSASAAAVSADFMSNLSLLEESEDFPQAPGSVAAAVAAAAAAAATGGLCGDFQGPEAGCLHPAPPQPPPPGPLSQHPPVPPAAAGPLAGQPRKSSSSRRNAWGNLSYADLITKAIESSAEKRLTLSQIYEWMVKSVPYFKDKGDSNSSAGWKNSIRHNLSLHSKFIRVQNEGTGKSSWWMLNPEGGKSGKSPRRRAASMDNNSKFAKSRSRAAKKKASLQSGQEGAGDSPGSQFSKWPASPGSHSNDDFDNWSTFRPRTSSNASTISGRLSPIMTEQDDLGEGDVHSMVYPPSAAKMASTLPSLSEISNPENMENLLDNLNLLSSPTSLTVSTQSSPGTMMQQTPCYSFAPPNTSLNSPSPNYQKYTYGQSSMSPLPQMPIQTLQDNKSSYGGMSQYNCAPGLLKELLTSDSPPHNDIMTPVDPGVAQPNSRVLGQNVMMGPNSVMSTYGSQASHNKMMNPSSHTHPGHAQQTSAVNGRPLPHTVSTMPHTSGMNRLTQVKTPVQVPLPHPMQMSALGGYSSVSSCNGYGRMGLLHQEKLPSDLDGMFIERLDCDMESIIRNDLMDGDTLDFNFDNVLPNQSFPHSVKTTTHSWVSG